The following proteins come from a genomic window of Alicyclobacillus dauci:
- a CDS encoding adenine phosphoribosyltransferase — protein sequence MTVDYRSWIRDIPNFPKEGILFRDITPLLGNGDAYKAAINTLAEQAKNWGAEVIIGPEARGYVVGAPLSYSLGIGFVPVRKKGKLPSETVSVTYDLEYGKDILEIHTDAIQPGQKVVVADDLLATGGTMAATIELVQKLGGDVVGAAFFIELLPLSGRDKLQGIPVHTLVQYDD from the coding sequence TTGACAGTAGATTACCGAAGCTGGATTCGAGATATACCGAATTTCCCGAAGGAAGGTATTCTCTTTCGTGATATCACGCCGTTGTTGGGAAACGGTGATGCATATAAGGCAGCAATCAACACGTTGGCAGAGCAAGCCAAAAACTGGGGTGCAGAGGTCATTATTGGTCCCGAGGCACGTGGTTATGTCGTAGGCGCGCCGCTATCATATTCCCTTGGCATTGGCTTTGTCCCGGTGCGGAAAAAGGGGAAATTACCGAGCGAAACTGTGTCCGTCACGTATGATTTGGAGTACGGAAAGGATATCCTGGAGATTCATACAGATGCCATTCAACCGGGGCAAAAGGTCGTCGTTGCAGATGACTTGCTCGCCACGGGCGGAACGATGGCTGCAACGATCGAGTTGGTACAGAAGTTGGGCGGCGATGTCGTAGGCGCGGCGTTCTTCATCGAATTGTTGCCGCTCTCTGGTCGTGATAAACTCCAGGGCATCCCAGTCCATACGCTTGTTCAATATGATGATTAA
- the recJ gene encoding single-stranded-DNA-specific exonuclease RecJ, which translates to MTTKVPLWLTANVPVYAADELAKALALPRRVASWLVARNISTVQEARRFLYAHEQFSDPFDYQDMRVAVERILESVDNDELIVIVGDYDVDGVTASTILAAELETRRARWHCLIPERVTDGYGLSASLVDRAHEMGASLIVTVDNGIRADEALERCSRLGVDVIVTDHHEPGSSPLPGCVAVVHWSRHERPNDAIVLSGAGVAWKVCQALQALREISQAPSDHREWLMGLAAVGAISDIMPMRGENRRLIREGLAALRGCRRPGWLALCERARVVPDELSATSISWRIAPRMNAAGRMASATAAFELLMADKRPKAGEYADEIERLNAERKRSTDEAVLQAKAQVQEIYGHEEPGAIVVAGEWPLGVVGIVAAKLSDLYQCPAIVLSDMGTDILRGSGRSPAGISIHDALMSCESSLDHFGGHDAAVGCGVRKDKVGEFRLAFREAVRAIGAVQKQEAAVVADDFLPLEEATLDMLDWTLKFSPYGPENEPLRFFIGPAVVTKLTPLGDGSHVRLRLQEGAVEADAVWFQAPERMRDKSLAGQRMALVVELEENVWQGRRKAQLRVVDGWVLRKPVVREVFARVYRHLLQGRVVPETAFDQLAKEHHIDDLDVILETFVELGFAACENGAYHVLEAVRPRDLREAVSYQAHLRTQLVELT; encoded by the coding sequence ATGACGACGAAAGTTCCGCTGTGGTTGACCGCTAACGTTCCAGTCTACGCAGCGGATGAGTTGGCCAAAGCATTGGCGCTTCCGCGTCGAGTTGCAAGTTGGTTGGTGGCCAGAAATATCTCGACAGTACAGGAGGCTCGTCGCTTCCTCTACGCGCACGAGCAATTTTCCGACCCGTTTGACTATCAGGACATGCGGGTGGCTGTGGAGCGGATTTTAGAATCGGTAGATAACGACGAACTGATCGTCATCGTCGGCGACTACGACGTCGATGGCGTGACCGCCAGCACGATTCTGGCGGCAGAACTGGAGACTCGGCGAGCACGTTGGCACTGTTTGATTCCGGAGCGTGTGACGGATGGATACGGTCTGAGTGCCAGCTTGGTTGACCGTGCACATGAAATGGGGGCTTCCCTCATTGTCACGGTCGACAATGGGATTCGCGCTGACGAAGCGCTTGAACGGTGTTCACGCTTAGGTGTTGATGTGATTGTGACTGATCACCACGAACCAGGCTCCTCGCCGCTGCCAGGCTGTGTCGCTGTCGTACACTGGTCGCGACACGAACGGCCAAACGACGCCATTGTCCTGTCCGGTGCGGGCGTCGCGTGGAAGGTATGTCAGGCTTTACAAGCCCTGCGCGAAATATCTCAAGCTCCGTCCGACCACCGTGAATGGTTGATGGGCTTAGCCGCCGTTGGAGCCATCAGTGATATCATGCCAATGCGGGGAGAGAATCGTCGTTTGATTCGTGAAGGCCTGGCAGCTTTGCGCGGGTGTCGCCGGCCGGGGTGGCTGGCGCTCTGTGAGCGAGCGCGTGTCGTACCGGATGAACTGTCCGCGACCAGCATCTCGTGGCGAATTGCGCCGAGAATGAACGCGGCCGGGAGAATGGCGAGCGCAACGGCCGCATTTGAACTGTTGATGGCGGATAAGCGGCCGAAGGCTGGCGAATATGCGGACGAGATCGAACGATTGAATGCTGAGCGCAAACGAAGCACGGACGAGGCCGTCCTGCAAGCCAAGGCACAGGTGCAGGAGATCTACGGCCACGAGGAGCCGGGTGCCATTGTCGTAGCAGGTGAGTGGCCACTTGGTGTTGTGGGTATTGTGGCGGCGAAACTATCTGATCTCTACCAATGTCCGGCCATTGTCTTGTCAGACATGGGAACGGACATTCTACGAGGGTCTGGACGCTCACCGGCAGGCATTTCCATTCACGATGCGCTCATGTCCTGCGAATCGTCGCTGGACCACTTTGGCGGGCACGATGCGGCCGTGGGCTGCGGTGTCCGAAAAGATAAAGTAGGGGAATTTCGTCTTGCATTTCGTGAGGCTGTCCGGGCAATTGGTGCGGTTCAGAAGCAAGAAGCGGCAGTCGTGGCGGATGATTTTTTGCCCCTTGAAGAGGCAACGTTAGATATGCTTGATTGGACATTGAAGTTTTCGCCCTATGGTCCTGAGAATGAGCCCCTGCGGTTTTTTATTGGTCCCGCGGTCGTGACGAAGTTGACGCCGCTTGGGGACGGATCGCACGTGCGATTGCGCTTGCAGGAAGGCGCGGTTGAAGCGGACGCAGTCTGGTTTCAGGCACCTGAGCGAATGCGGGACAAGAGCCTTGCTGGTCAGCGCATGGCCCTTGTCGTGGAGCTGGAAGAAAACGTTTGGCAAGGACGGCGTAAGGCACAATTACGCGTTGTCGACGGATGGGTACTCCGGAAACCAGTCGTTCGGGAAGTGTTTGCCCGAGTGTACCGGCATTTATTGCAAGGGCGTGTCGTTCCGGAGACAGCATTTGATCAGCTGGCGAAAGAACATCATATTGACGATTTAGATGTCATTTTAGAAACTTTTGTCGAGTTGGGATTTGCCGCTTGCGAGAATGGTGCGTATCATGTTCTTGAGGCAGTCCGCCCACGCGATTTGCGTGAGGCTGTGTCCTACCAGGCGCACCTGCGTACACAACTGGTGGAACTGACGTAA